One window from the genome of Salvia miltiorrhiza cultivar Shanhuang (shh) chromosome 7, IMPLAD_Smil_shh, whole genome shotgun sequence encodes:
- the LOC130991179 gene encoding uncharacterized protein LOC130991179 yields MRSLLLCTNNFLSQSQKFLSFCAKEETMATAWGAFCGTRVLELVKKHNSPGLLWKRIKLTSTRKANAKKRLRRVWQNEAVLRACAETPPQEVSRAEGSGNIAKDNQSPQG; encoded by the exons ATGAGAAGCCTATTACTGTGCACAAATAATTTTCTCTCCCAGAGCCAAAAATTTCTTTCGTTTTGTGCAAAAGAAGAAACTATGGCGACGGCGTGGGGTGCATTCTGTGGAACCAGAGTGCTGGAGCTCGTGAAGAAACACAATTCCCCCGGCCTTCTATGGAAGAGAATAAAGCTCACTTCCACCCGTAAAGCCAATGCTAAGAAACGCCTTCGTCGCGTTTGGCAG AATGAAGCTGTTTTGCGGGCATGCGCTGAGACACCTCCCCAGGAAGTATCACGGGCTGAAGGTAGTGGAAATATTGCCAAGGATAACCAAAGCCCCCAAGGTTAG